The following proteins are co-located in the Sphaeramia orbicularis chromosome 24, fSphaOr1.1, whole genome shotgun sequence genome:
- the enpp5 gene encoding ectonucleotide pyrophosphatase/phosphodiesterase family member 5, whose translation MHPVEFGCDLHTQEEEEGEDRRTRPKGGTSLRLFILVRGARRASARSDNKVVSSRCTMLRRGCRPLLCLWALLPLVSLHRLNQHGHRLHAAKERPKLLLVSFDGFRWDYIDRVPTPNFLALMKEGVQVEQVENIYITKTFPNHYSLVTGLYAETHGIVANEFYDPALNLSFSMETDSVYDSRWWEEAVPLWVTVQKAGGRSGAAMWPGSDVKIHGMFPSQYLPYNMSVPFETRVERIIEWFSAPREEAVDFGVLYWEEPDESGHRLGPESSLMDVVIAGIDEKLGFLRNELRKAGLYEKVNLIVTSDHGMTQLSTDKIIELDEYVSRDLYTWVDKSPVLGLIPKEGKFEEVYSKLVDANPYMAVYKKEDIPEHFHYQHNIRIMPILIEAQEGWTIVQNRTNPFMLGNHGYNNTLRSMHPVFVARGPAFRQDFVKPSMHSVDLYPLMCHILSVRPLPNNGSLLNVKDLLAQEPTAISTPSPPRVNEYSYAPVIGSLISVVMVLGFLVVYIKEVTLKQLPSLPHGSKEMSQPLLQEDLHLHFLEKQRGCVRQI comes from the exons gttgtGTCATCTCGGTGCACTATGCTGCGACGAGGCTGCCGCCCTCTGCTCTGTCTGTGGGCTCTGCTGCCTCTGGTTTCCCTCCATCGTTTGAACCAACATGGCCACAGGCTCCACGCTGCGAAGGAACGTCCCAAGCTGCTGCTCGTATCCTTCGACGGCTTCCGTTGGGACTACATTGACCGCGTCCCCACGCCTAACTTCCTAGCCCTCATGAAAGAGGGTGTGCAGGTGGAGCAGGTGGAGAACATCTACATCACTAAAACCTTCCCCAACCACTACAGCCTGGTGACGGGGCTGTACGCCGAGACGCACGGCATCGTCGCCAATGAGTTTTACGACCCCGCGCTGAACCTTTCCTTCTCCATGGAGACGGACAGTGTTTATGATTCACGGTGGTGGGAGGAGGCGGTCCCTCTGTGGGTGACCGTTCAGAAAGCTGGAGGTCGGAGCGGCGCAGCGATGTGGCCCGGGTCTGATGTAAAGATCCACGGCATGTTCCCTTCTCAGTACCTTCCGTACAATATGTCAGTTCCATTTGAAACCAGAGTGGAGCGCATCATCGAGTGGTTCTCCGCACCCAGAGAGGAAGCGGTGGATTTTGGCGTCCTGTACTGGGAGGAGCCAGATGAGAGCGGTCACAGGCTGGGCCCCGAGAGCTCCCTTATGGACGTAGTCATCGCTGGGATCGATGAGAAGCTCGGCTTTCTCAGGAACGAGCTGAGAAAGGCCGGGTTGTACGAGAAGGTCAATCTCATCGTGACCAGCGACCACGGGATGACGCAGCTTTCCACTGATAAGATCATAGAACTGGACGAGTATGTGAGCAGGGACTTGTACACTTGGGTCGATAAGAGTCCGGTGTTGGGATTAATTCCCAAAGAAG ggaaGTTTGAGGAGGTTTATAGCAAACTGGTGGATGCAAACCCGTACATGGCTGTGTACAAGAAGGAAGACATCCCTGAGCACTTCCATTATCAGCACAACATCAGGATCATGCCCATCCTCATAGAGGCTCAGGAGGGGTGGACCATTGTGCAGAACAGAACCAACCCTTTCATGT TGGGAAACCACGGCTATAACAACACCTTACGTAGCATGCACCCCGTGTTTGTGGCCCGTGGACCGGCGTTTCGGCAGGACTTCGTCAAGCCCTCAATGCACTCCGTCGACCTCTACCCCCTCATGTGCCACATCCTATCGGTCCGCCCGTTACCAAACAACGGCTCCCTCTTAAACGTGAAGGACCTCCTTGCTCAGGAACCCACCGCTATATCCACACCTAGCCCTCCTAGGGTCAACGAATATTCCTACGCCCCCGTCATAGGTTCTCTGATTAGCGTCGTGATGGTCCTGGGCTTCCTGGTGGTCTACATTAAAGAAGTGACGCTCAAGCAGCTTCCATCACTACCGCACGGAAGCAAGGAGATGTCCCAACCGCTATTGCAAGAGGACTTGCACCTGCACTTTCTGGAAAAACAGAGGGGTTGTGTGAGGCAGATATAA